Genomic DNA from Vreelandella subglaciescola:
CACTCCGACCTTACCGCAAGCGCCGGCAATACACCCCAGAATTCAAGGCCCAACGGGTGGCTGAAAGCCAACAGCCTGGAACGTCTGTTGCCCGTGTTGCTTTGGATAATGACCTCAACGCCAACTTGCTTCGGCGCTGGATCAGCGAGGCGAAGCAAACAGGTAAAAACCTGTCGCCCGCGTTTGTGCCTATCAATGCACCGGCGGCGACGCCCCCGGTCGTAGAAAAACCGGGCACCATCCGTATCGAAATCCCCCGGGCCGGCGGCCCGGTTGTGGTGGAATGGCCAGCCGACCAGGCGCATCAGTGCGTGGCGCTTCTACGGAACCTGCTGCAATGATCCGCATCGATGAAATCTGGCTGGCCACAGAGCCATTAGACATGCGCGCTGGACCAGACACGGCGTTAGCGCGTGTGGTGCAAGTGTTCGGCTCGGCCAGGCCACACTGTGCTTACCTGTTCGCCAATAAACGCGGCAATCGGATGAAGGTGCTGATCCACGATGGTCTGGGCGTCTGGCTCTGTGCCCGCCGCCTGAATCGTGGCAAGTTCCACTGGGGCGAATCCTGGCGCGGTGATCAACTGCGTTTGACCGATGAGCAGCTGGCCGCTCTGGTTCAGGGGCTTCCCTGGCAGCGCCTGGGTGCCGCCGGCGTTATCTCGGTGCTGTAACCACACGTCGAGCCTTCTGACCATGATCAGAAGGGCGCATCGCCACGGTGGCCGTGGCTTGGCATACTGCTCACCATGTCACAACGTCCCGATCTTGACCATCTCTCCCCCGACCAGCTCCGCGCACTCGCAGCGGCGCTGTTCGATCGCGTGGAGCATAAAGATCGGACGCTCGTTCACCGCGATGCGGTTATCGAAAAACTGACTCACGAAGTGGCCATTCTCAAGCGCCACCAGTATGCCCAACGCAGCGAACAACGGGACGCGGCTCAGGGCAGCCTGCTGGATGAGCTGGTCGACGGCGACCTTGCCGCCATCGAAGCTGAACTGGCACAGCTAACCGCCGATGACGCACCGGCCCCACCTAAAAAACAGCCCAGGCGGGCGCCACTGCCGCCCGAGCTGCCCCGCACCTTGATCCACCACGAGCCTGAGAACACCCAGTGCCGCTGCGGCTGCCAGCTCAAGCGTGTGGGGGAAGACATCAGTGAAAAGCTGGATTACGTCCCTGGCGAGTTCACGGTCGAGCGCCATATTCGGGGTAAATGGGCCTGTAAACAGTGCGACACCCTAATCCAGGCGCCGGCACCGGCCCAGGTCATCGACAAAGGCATTCCGACTGCCGGGTTGCTGGCTCAAGTGCTGGTCGCCAAATACTCGGATCATTTGCCGCTGTATCGTCAGGAACGTATCTTCGGTCGCGCCGGTCTTACCATCCCGCGTTCCACCCTGGCAGCGTGGGTAGGCAACGGCGGGGTCCAGTTGCAGCCGTTGGTGGATGCACTGAGAGACATCCTTCTGCAACGCAATGTCCTGCACGCCGACGAAACACCGGTCAGCATGCTGGCCCCGGGCAAGAAGAAAACCCATCGCGCCTACGTCTGGGCGTACTGCACGACACCGTTTTCAGATCTCAACGCGGTGATTTACGCGTTCGCCCCCAGCCGCGCCGGTGCGCACGCTCGTACCTTCCTGGGCGACTGGCAAGGCAAGCTGGTCTGCGACGATTATTCAGGTTACAAGGCCGGCTTCGGTAACGGCATCACCGAAATCGGCTGCATGGCTCATGCCCGCCGCAAGTTCTACGACCTTCACCAGACCCATAAGAGCACCCTTGCGGCACAAGCGCTCGAATACATCGGTCAGCTGTACCAGATCGAGCGGGAAGCCAAAGACCTGCCCCCGGATAAACGGCAGTCCATCAGAGATAAAAAGGCCCGGCCCATTGCCGATGCGCTGCATCAATGGATGCTGGCTCAACGACAGAAAGTGCCGGATGGTTCCGGCACCGCCAGGGCGTTGGATTACAGTCTCAAACGCTGGAAAGCGCTGACGCGCTATCTCGATGATGGCGCGGTGCCTATCGATAATAACCGGGTGGAAAACCAGATACGCCCGTGGGCACTGGGGCGTTCCAACTGGCTGTTCGCGGGCTCACTGAGAAGTGGCCAGCGTGCGGCGGCGGTGATGACGCTAATCCAGTCCGCCAAGCTCAATGGGCACGACCCGTATGCCTATCTAAAAGACGTGTTGACGAGGCTGCCGACGCAGAAGAACAACGCCATTGATGAGTTGCTACCGCACAACTGGAAACCGACGGTCATTAGCAAGGCGTGATGGCCGGACGCTTACAAATGTTTTCCCTGTTTGCTTATAGTAATGATCCAGGCCCCGTTTTTGCAGCCACTCTGCTGCCCCCGCTACGTCCAGCTCAGACGCTTTGGCATCAAAATAAGACTGATCCTTATCTCCTTTTTCTAAAACACCTATGCCGTCGCACTTTTCTACAAACTTATAACCGTCCTCACTATCCTGATAGTCCTTAATTGCTTCCTGATTTTGATTACCCCACCAATCAGGAAAAACAAACTCTCCTCCAGCGGCCAGGCTATCGGGTGGCGCAGGATTACCACTAACGATGACATCGTTTCCTGCTACCACACCACCGGTTATTGTTGCACTACCGCTGAGCGTAATGTTCTGACACGATGTCACGGCTGAACCAAAGGGGGTCACGACGTCATCACTCGGGTCATCATATTTCAATAAAATAGTCGTGCTTTCTGCCCTTCCGCGCTCGCGCCCACCAGCGACGCCTTTTGTTACCACATAGTGGCCACCCTCGGATAGTATTAACGAGATATAGACGCATTCAGGCTGCCCATTGCGCTCACAGCCATAATTAAGCTTCTTCAGATTGGCTGAATAATTCTTGTCAAGCTCATCCCAATCCATCGCTTGTAAGATACTTAAAGTTACTTTCTTGCCAGCATCATTGAATCTATCTTTTTTGATGCTTCTGCGATCCAAGACACTTGCCGCGGCAATCTCGGCATTCATCTGTGCCTGGGCAGAGGCGCGATAATTCCCCGCCAAGCGCTCGTCGATCAGCGAGCTTTGCATACCGGAAATACCCACTACCAGGGCGCCGGTTAGAAGCGCCAGCACGATAACCAGCGCCGCGCCCCGCTGTTGTTTCATTGCCTGACCCATTACTGGCTTTCCTCCGGCGACGCACCGCCATTAGCAAAGTACTTGTCCACAATCGACTGGCGCTTGGCTACCCGGAATATGATAGCTTCGCCGTTCTTTTCCAGCGGTAAAGAGATTTCGACCACATTCCCCTTATCATCAAGCAGGTCATTCTCCTCACAGTCGTCTTCTGACCAATTTCCATCAAACGACCGGGGAAACGTGACCAGCGGCTGATTTTTATCAATGTCTTGCAATGTGCATTCACACTGATCGTCCTTGTCCTTATTTATCTGGCACTGGAGCGTATAAGGCATGCCCTCGCCATCGTCCTTGCTCTGCCGAATACCGGCACTCAGCGTATGGGCCGCAAAGATCACCGTTTCCTGCTTGCGGCTTAGCTCACCAACGGTTTGAAACGTCTGCAGCGTGGTCAGGAATAAAGAACCGGCACCCAGCACCACAAGGCTGCCCACCAATAGCGCCACCATCAGCTCTATCAGGGTAAAACCGGCCTGCCGGGATGCGGATATCATGGCGTACCTCACGTGTTTTCCGGCAGGCGGACGGTATAGGTCACGGCACCGTAGCCGTCTTCGTTTTCGACGTTATCCAGCGTCACCGTAATCGTGTAGGTGCAGCTGTTTCCCGTGATATCCAGCGTGGCATTGCGCAAGGGGTTGGAAGGCGTATCGCGTTCCCAGTGCTTTTTCCAATCTGTCTGCATACCGGCAAGCTTCAGCTCATCGGATGTGCAGTTATTGGCATCCGCAAGTGCTTCCCAGAGCCGTTCCTGAGCATCCACGGCGGCAAGGGTGGCAACCGAGTGCTGGTAGCCGCGGCTGGCGCTATTCAGGGCATTAAGCTGCATGGCGGCGATGCCCATCAGCCCGAACGAGAGGATGGCCAGCGCCACCAGCGCTTCAATCAGGGTAAAGCCGTGCTGGCGCTTCATGGTGCCTCCCTGCGGATACTGCCCGTTATGTTGATGAACAGAGTTACTGGATAGTCGTCGCTATTGTGTTCAAGGTCGTCCGGCATAAACGCCAGCTGGCAAACGCCCGAACCCCCGTTGAGGCAGTCATCAATGTCCGCTGTGCCCAGCGGCTCGAAGGTAAGCGAAAACTTTTTGTCCGGCTTACTTAGGTGATTCAGTTGGCCGATACGCAGCGGTTCTGCATCAGCGCCGACACCTGGTTCAACGACCCGATAGCACCACGCCGGATAGGTGTAGCGCTCTTTGTCGTCATTTTGCTCCAGGGTTTCATCATCGCGGCAACCTTCTGGGTGGCGGCCGGAAGCATCAACAACCGGAGGCAAAAAATCGATGCGCACATCGCGGCTTTGCTTGATGGCCTCGCTGCGCGCCAGCGTTAGCGCTGAGGTGACCGTATTAACGTCAGCATTGGCCTGCTGGCGTTCCCAGAAGGTCGACCATGCCGGTACGGCGAATACCGCAAGCATCGCCGCGATGGCCAGCGTTACCAAGAGTTCGATGAGGGTAAAACCGCGCATCCGCCGCATTTACCAGCACTCTTGGGGTGTTTTTTCACCCTTGGCATTAAGCGTCAGATCACTATTACAGCCATCGCCACGGTTGGTCGTGGCAATTAGCGTGTAGCCACCGTCTTTTTTGACGTCGTCGCTCGGCTTGATCGTGTAATTCTCTTGGGGAGACTTGCCCTCTGCCGCTTTACAGCCGTCATAGCTGTACGTTTTGGTATAGCAGCGCTCCATGGCGCCACCGGCCTTCAGCAAGCCGGCCTTGCCGTCGCTGAGTACGGCGCGCTCGACGTATTGGGTATAGGCGGGATAGGCGATGGTGGCCAGAATGCCGATTATCGCCAGCACGACCAGCAGTTCGATCAACGTAAAGCCGCGCTGGCGGTCGGGCAGACGGCCAGCGCGGGAAAAGGCGGAACGGTAAGGCACGGCGGATGCTCCTTGCGGTCGACTCATACGTTTTCAGTATGTCGCAAACCGTTACGCATTACATCCGCCCGTGCCAATCAACCCTTGGCAATCACGTCTTCGCGCAGCTCGCGCGGCATGGAGAAGGTAATGTCTTCTTCGCGCCCGGCCAGCTCTTCGGGAAGGCTGGCGCCGAGATGTTGCAGGCGCTCGATAACGCCTTTGACCAGCACCTCGGGGGCGCTGGCACCGGCGGTCACGCCAATTTGCGTGACGCCGTCAAGCCAGCTGGCGTCGATCTGTTCGGCGTTGTCGATCAGGTAGGCCGGCGTGCCCATGCGCTCGGAAAGCTCGCGCAGGCGGTTGGAGTTGGAGCTGTTGGGGCTGCCCACAACCAGTACCAGGCCGCTGCCGGTGGCAAGTTCGCGCACCGCGTCCTGACGGTTTTGCGTGGCATAGCAGATGTCGTTCTTGCGTGGCCCCTGAATCTCGGGGAAGCGCTCGCGCAGCGCGTCGATCACCTTGGCGGTATCGTCCATGGACAGCGTGGTCTGGGTGACAAAGGCCAGTTTTCCCGGATTATTGACCTCAAGCTTTGCCACGTCCGCTTCGTCTTCCACCAGATAAATGCGGCCGCCGTGTGAGGTATCGTAGCGCCCCATGGTGCCTTCGACCTCGGGGTGGCCGTGGTGGCCGATCAAAATGCATTCGTGGCCGCGCTTAGCGTAGCGCAGCACTTCCATGTGCACCTTGGTGACCAGCGGGCAGGTGGCGTCAAACACTTTCAACCCGCGGCGCTCGGCGTCCTGCTGCACCGCGCGTGATACGCCGTGGGCGGAGAAAATCACGATGACGTCGTCGGGGATTTCGTCGAGCTCTTCGACAAATACCGCGCCGCGCTCGCGCAGGGTTTCCACCACAAAGCGGTTGTGTACCACTTCGTGACGGACATAAATGGGCGGGCCAAACACGTCCAGCGCCCGGTTGACGATATCAATCGCACGATCCACGCCGGCACAAAAGCCGCGCGGATTGGCCAGTTTGATGGCCACCGGCTGCGTCTCTGCAGCGCCGGTCTGTGCAGGATGTATCTGCACGGAATCAGTTTGCATGGTGCCGCCTTGATGATAGTTCATCATGAATAGTTCATCGGTGCTGGTTGATGCTCTAGTGAGTGGTCGCGGGCTTCACGTTGATGACTTCCACCTCGAAGGTCAAGGTGCGCCCGGCCAGCGGGTGGTTGAAGTCAACCTCAACGCGCTCACCGTCTACCTCTTTGACCACGCCGGGCAGCTCGGTTCCCGCTTTGTCGGCAAACGACAGCATCAAACCGGGCTCGGGCGTTTCGTCCCCGAAATCCTCGCGCTTGAGGGTCTGGATGTTTTGCTCATTGTGCTGACCGAAAGCGTGCTCGGGCGGGATCGCAAAGCTGTCGTGGGCGCCGGCGCCAAGCCCCTTCAGCGGATGCTCGAATCCCGGAGGAAGATTGCCGTCGCCAAACACGAACGTCGCCGGTTCCTTGTCTTTGGTGGAATCCACCACCGTGGCGTCTTCCAGCTTCAGCGTGAAGTGCAGGGTGATTTCCATGCCTTCATCGATCACGTAGTCGTGGAGATCGTCACTCATTGCCAATGCCTCGCTTAGTGAATGCGCCGGGTAAAACGGCTCAGGCGGTTGATGCTTTTTTGCGTCGCCGCTCGCCCACCATCGACTCCCAGATCATGCCGATGGCCCCCAGCGTAATGCCGATGTCGGCCACGTTAAACGCCGGATAGTACCAGCCGGCGGCGTGGAACGAGAGAAAGTCCACCACGTAGCCGTGTACCAGGCGGTCAAACAGGTTGCCCAGCGCCCCGCCGATAATCAGCGCCAGCGACACGGCGAGGCGCTTTTCATCGGTTTTCAGGCGCCACAGCCAGATGCTCAGCCCCACGCAGGCGCCCACGGCAATGGCGGCAAACAGCCAGCGTTGCCAGCCGGGATGGCTGGCCAGAAAACTGAACGCCGCGCCGGGGTTGTGCAACAGCGTCAGGTTAAAAAACGCCGTCACTTCTACCGGTTGAGCATAGCCCAGCAGGCTGCTGGCGGCGTATTTGGTGGCCAGATCCAGCGCCAATACGGCGAGCGACAGCCACAGCCAGCGCATGGGGCGCTGCATGGGAGCCGGTTCTTTTGCGTGTGTCGCCGCGTGTTTAGGCATAGTAACGAGTCTCGCCTTCGCCCTCGGGCAGGTTGCTGATGCAGCGCCCGCACAGGTCGGCGTGCTCGGCGTGCGCGCCGACGTCCGGGCGGTGGTGCCAGCAGCGCTCGCACTTGGCGTTGGCGCTGACACTGACTGCTACTTTCAGCCCCTCAAGCTCGGTGGCTTCGGCCTCGTGAGCCTCCGCCAGCGGCTTGAGCGTGACTTCACTGGTGAGCATCACAAAGCGCAGTTCGTCGCCCAGACGGGTAAGCGTGGCGTGGAGCGCGTCGTCGACGTAAAGCGTGACCTCGGCGGCAAGGCTACCCTTGATGACCTTGGCGTTGCGCGCGTCTTCCAGGCATTTGTTGACCGCGTTTTTGACCTCGAGAAGCTGCGCCCAGAACGCGCGGCCCATGTCGGCGTCGTCGGAAAGCGTCTCAAGCCCGGTGTAATACTCTTCCAGCAGCACGCTGTCGCCGCGCTCGCCGGGAATGTGCTCGAAGATTTCTTCGGCGGTGAACGACAGAATCGGCGCGATCCAGCGCGATAGCGCCTGTACCACGTGGTACAGCGCGGTTTGCGCGCTGCGGCGTGCCAGCGAATCGGTTTGCGTGGTGTACTGGCGATCCTTGATCACGTCGAGGTAGAAGCCGCCCAGCTCGCCGGCGCAGAAGCCGTGCACCTGCTGGTAAACATCGAGGAAACGGTACTCGTCGAAGGCCGTTTCGATGCGTGCCTGAAGCTGCGCGGCGCGGTCTACCACCCAGCGGTCGAGCGCCAGCATGTCGTCAAACGCCACGGCATCTTTGCTGGGATCAAAGCCGTTAAGGTTGGAAAGCAGGAAGCGCGAAGTGTTGCGAATACGGCGGTAAACGTCGGCGGTGCGCTTGAGGATTTCATCCGAGACGGCCATCTCGCCCGAGTAGTCGGTGGAGGCGACCCACAGGCGCAGGATATCGGCGCCGAGCTTGTCCATCACCTGCTGCGGAGCGACCACGTTGCCCGTGGACTTGGACATCTTGTGGCCCTTGGCATCCACGGTGAAGCCGTGGGTCAACAGCTCGCGGTACGGCGGATGGCCATCGATGGCGCAGCCGGTCAGCAGCGACGAATGGAACCAGCCGCGGTGCTGGTCCGAGCCTTCCAGGTACAGATCGGCCCGCGGGCCGCTTTCGTGGCCGTGAGGGTGCGAGCCGCGCAGCACGTGGCGGTGCGTGGTACCGGAGTCAAACCAGACGTCGAGAGTGTCAGTGACCTTTTCGTAGTCGTCGGCTTCAGCGCCCAAAAGCTCCGCCGGCTCAAGGGCAAACCAGGCATCGATGCCGCCCTGCTCTACGCGCTTGGCCGCTTCTTCGATCAGCCCCACGGTGCGCGGGTGCAGCTCGCCGGTTTGCTTGTGCAGAAACAGCGGGATCGGCACGCCCCAGTTACGCTGGCGGGAAATGCACCAGTCCGGGCGATTGGCGATCATCGCGTGCAGGCGTGCCTGCCCCCAGCCCGGGGTAAACGCCGTGGCATCAACGCCTTCGAGCGCACGTTCGCGCAGCGTTTTGCCGTCTTTACCGGCAACGTCCATGCCCACAAACCACTGCGCCGTGGCGCGGTAGATCACCGGCGTTTTGTGGCGCCAGCAGTGCATGTAGCTGTGGGTAATGGGCGTGTGCGCCAACAGCGCGTCTTCTTCGCGCAGCTTCTCGACAATGTTGGGATTGGCCTTCCAGATCATCTGCCCGCCGAAAAACTCAAGGTCATCGGCGTACACGCCGTTGCCCTGCACCGGGTTGAGCATGTCGTCAAAGCTCATGCCGTGATCGCGGCAGGTCAAAAAGTCATCCATGCCGTAGGACGGCGCCGAGTGCACGATACCGGTGCTGCCCACGTCGCATTCGACGTAGTCGGCCAGATAAATCGGTGCCAGCCGCGCGTAAAGCGGGTGACGAAAGCGGATCAGATCCAGCGCCTTGCCCTGCGCCGTGGCGATCACGTCGCCCTGCAGACCGAAACGCGCCAGGCAGCTTTCCACCAGCTCTTCGGCGAGCAGCAGCAAGCGGCTGCCGGTATCGACCAGCGCGTAGGTGAAGTCGGGATGAACGTTGAGCGCCTGGTTGGCGGGGATCGTCCAGGGCGTGGTGGTCCAGATGGCCACTGCCGCGGGTTTGCCAAGCTCGCTCAAACCGAACGCGGCGGCGAGTTTATCGGCATCTTCCACGGGAAACGCGACGTCAATGGCGTCGGATTTCTTGTCAGCGTATTCCACTTCGGCTTCGGCCAGCGCCGAGCGGCAGTCAAAGCACCAGTTGACCGGCTTCAGGCCCTTGAACACGTAGCCGGTTTCGACCATCTCGCCCAGCGTGCGGATCTCGCCGGCTTCGTTGGCGTAATCCATGGAGCGATAGGGGTTGTCCCAGTCGCCGATCACGCCGAGGCGGACAAAGTCGGCCAGCTGGGTTTCGATCTGCGCGCCGGCGTATTCGCGGCACAGGCCGCGTGCATGGGCAGGCTCCAGATTCTTGCCGTGGGTGGTTTCGACCTTGTGCTCAATGGGCAGGCCGTGGCAGTCCCAACCCGGCACGTAGGGTGCATCAAAGCCCGCCAGGTTTTTCGACTTGACGATGATGTCCTTGAGAATCTTGTTGACGGCGTGACCGATATGGATGCTGCCGTTGGCGTAGGGAGGGCCATCGTGGAGCACAAACAGCGGCCGGCCCGCGCGCGACTGGCGCAGGCGCGAGTAAATACCCAGATCCTGCCACTGCGACACGCGCCCCGGCTCGCGCTTGGGCAACATACCGCGCATGGGAAAATCGGTTTCAGGCAGGTTTAGCGTGTGCTTATAATCCATAGTCCGGTCAGCCGTCGTTAGCATCAGCGGCATTACCCGCCGAGGAAGAGTCAAAAGAGGAAGAATCAGAAGAAGCCGCCTCACGCCCAAGCGGGGCCGAGGCCAGCGGTAAAGCGTCGTTCTCATCAATGGCGGCATCGGTCAGGTAACGCCGTGCGCACGCTTGATCCCGGGCAATCTGGGCTTTCAGTGCGGCAAAATCGTCGAACTTGACCTCGCCGCGCAGCCTGGCGCAGGGGTACGCCGTCATCCGCTGCCCGTATAAGTCGCCGCTAAAATCAAACAGATGCACCTCAAGGGTGGGGCGTTTGGCGCCGACCGTCGGGCGAAAGCCCACGTTGGCAACGCCTGGGTAGCGCGCGCCGTTTTCAAGCTCGGCCACCACGGCAAAAACGCCGCGCAGCGTTAAC
This window encodes:
- a CDS encoding pilus assembly FimT family protein; amino-acid sequence: MRRMRGFTLIELLVTLAIAAMLAVFAVPAWSTFWERQQANADVNTVTSALTLARSEAIKQSRDVRIDFLPPVVDASGRHPEGCRDDETLEQNDDKERYTYPAWCYRVVEPGVGADAEPLRIGQLNHLSKPDKKFSLTFEPLGTADIDDCLNGGSGVCQLAFMPDDLEHNSDDYPVTLFINITGSIRREAP
- a CDS encoding type IV pilin protein — translated: MPYRSAFSRAGRLPDRQRGFTLIELLVVLAIIGILATIAYPAYTQYVERAVLSDGKAGLLKAGGAMERCYTKTYSYDGCKAAEGKSPQENYTIKPSDDVKKDGGYTLIATTNRGDGCNSDLTLNAKGEKTPQECW
- the ispH gene encoding 4-hydroxy-3-methylbut-2-enyl diphosphate reductase → MQTDSVQIHPAQTGAAETQPVAIKLANPRGFCAGVDRAIDIVNRALDVFGPPIYVRHEVVHNRFVVETLRERGAVFVEELDEIPDDVIVIFSAHGVSRAVQQDAERRGLKVFDATCPLVTKVHMEVLRYAKRGHECILIGHHGHPEVEGTMGRYDTSHGGRIYLVEDEADVAKLEVNNPGKLAFVTQTTLSMDDTAKVIDALRERFPEIQGPRKNDICYATQNRQDAVRELATGSGLVLVVGSPNSSNSNRLRELSERMGTPAYLIDNAEQIDASWLDGVTQIGVTAGASAPEVLVKGVIERLQHLGASLPEELAGREEDITFSMPRELREDVIAKG
- a CDS encoding PilW family protein, which translates into the protein MISASRQAGFTLIELMVALLVGSLVVLGAGSLFLTTLQTFQTVGELSRKQETVIFAAHTLSAGIRQSKDDGEGMPYTLQCQINKDKDDQCECTLQDIDKNQPLVTFPRSFDGNWSEDDCEENDLLDDKGNVVEISLPLEKNGEAIIFRVAKRQSIVDKYFANGGASPEESQ
- the tnpC gene encoding IS66 family transposase, whose translation is MSQRPDLDHLSPDQLRALAAALFDRVEHKDRTLVHRDAVIEKLTHEVAILKRHQYAQRSEQRDAAQGSLLDELVDGDLAAIEAELAQLTADDAPAPPKKQPRRAPLPPELPRTLIHHEPENTQCRCGCQLKRVGEDISEKLDYVPGEFTVERHIRGKWACKQCDTLIQAPAPAQVIDKGIPTAGLLAQVLVAKYSDHLPLYRQERIFGRAGLTIPRSTLAAWVGNGGVQLQPLVDALRDILLQRNVLHADETPVSMLAPGKKKTHRAYVWAYCTTPFSDLNAVIYAFAPSRAGAHARTFLGDWQGKLVCDDYSGYKAGFGNGITEIGCMAHARRKFYDLHQTHKSTLAAQALEYIGQLYQIEREAKDLPPDKRQSIRDKKARPIADALHQWMLAQRQKVPDGSGTARALDYSLKRWKALTRYLDDGAVPIDNNRVENQIRPWALGRSNWLFAGSLRSGQRAAAVMTLIQSAKLNGHDPYAYLKDVLTRLPTQKNNAIDELLPHNWKPTVISKA
- the fkpB gene encoding FKBP-type peptidyl-prolyl cis-trans isomerase encodes the protein MSDDLHDYVIDEGMEITLHFTLKLEDATVVDSTKDKEPATFVFGDGNLPPGFEHPLKGLGAGAHDSFAIPPEHAFGQHNEQNIQTLKREDFGDETPEPGLMLSFADKAGTELPGVVKEVDGERVEVDFNHPLAGRTLTFEVEVINVKPATTH
- the tnpB gene encoding IS66 family insertion sequence element accessory protein TnpB (TnpB, as the term is used for proteins encoded by IS66 family insertion elements, is considered an accessory protein, since TnpC, encoded by a neighboring gene, is a DDE family transposase.), whose product is MIRIDEIWLATEPLDMRAGPDTALARVVQVFGSARPHCAYLFANKRGNRMKVLIHDGLGVWLCARRLNRGKFHWGESWRGDQLRLTDEQLAALVQGLPWQRLGAAGVISVL
- a CDS encoding pilus assembly PilX family protein: MGQAMKQQRGAALVIVLALLTGALVVGISGMQSSLIDERLAGNYRASAQAQMNAEIAAASVLDRRSIKKDRFNDAGKKVTLSILQAMDWDELDKNYSANLKKLNYGCERNGQPECVYISLILSEGGHYVVTKGVAGGRERGRAESTTILLKYDDPSDDVVTPFGSAVTSCQNITLSGSATITGGVVAGNDVIVSGNPAPPDSLAAGGEFVFPDWWGNQNQEAIKDYQDSEDGYKFVEKCDGIGVLEKGDKDQSYFDAKASELDVAGAAEWLQKRGLDHYYKQTGKTFVSVRPSRLANDRRFPVVR
- the ileS gene encoding isoleucine--tRNA ligase, which translates into the protein MDYKHTLNLPETDFPMRGMLPKREPGRVSQWQDLGIYSRLRQSRAGRPLFVLHDGPPYANGSIHIGHAVNKILKDIIVKSKNLAGFDAPYVPGWDCHGLPIEHKVETTHGKNLEPAHARGLCREYAGAQIETQLADFVRLGVIGDWDNPYRSMDYANEAGEIRTLGEMVETGYVFKGLKPVNWCFDCRSALAEAEVEYADKKSDAIDVAFPVEDADKLAAAFGLSELGKPAAVAIWTTTPWTIPANQALNVHPDFTYALVDTGSRLLLLAEELVESCLARFGLQGDVIATAQGKALDLIRFRHPLYARLAPIYLADYVECDVGSTGIVHSAPSYGMDDFLTCRDHGMSFDDMLNPVQGNGVYADDLEFFGGQMIWKANPNIVEKLREEDALLAHTPITHSYMHCWRHKTPVIYRATAQWFVGMDVAGKDGKTLRERALEGVDATAFTPGWGQARLHAMIANRPDWCISRQRNWGVPIPLFLHKQTGELHPRTVGLIEEAAKRVEQGGIDAWFALEPAELLGAEADDYEKVTDTLDVWFDSGTTHRHVLRGSHPHGHESGPRADLYLEGSDQHRGWFHSSLLTGCAIDGHPPYRELLTHGFTVDAKGHKMSKSTGNVVAPQQVMDKLGADILRLWVASTDYSGEMAVSDEILKRTADVYRRIRNTSRFLLSNLNGFDPSKDAVAFDDMLALDRWVVDRAAQLQARIETAFDEYRFLDVYQQVHGFCAGELGGFYLDVIKDRQYTTQTDSLARRSAQTALYHVVQALSRWIAPILSFTAEEIFEHIPGERGDSVLLEEYYTGLETLSDDADMGRAFWAQLLEVKNAVNKCLEDARNAKVIKGSLAAEVTLYVDDALHATLTRLGDELRFVMLTSEVTLKPLAEAHEAEATELEGLKVAVSVSANAKCERCWHHRPDVGAHAEHADLCGRCISNLPEGEGETRYYA
- the tnpA gene encoding IS66-like element accessory protein TnpA; this encodes MSDTRALRPYRKRRQYTPEFKAQRVAESQQPGTSVARVALDNDLNANLLRRWISEAKQTGKNLSPAFVPINAPAATPPVVEKPGTIRIEIPRAGGPVVVEWPADQAHQCVALLRNLLQ
- the lspA gene encoding signal peptidase II, encoding MQRPMRWLWLSLAVLALDLATKYAASSLLGYAQPVEVTAFFNLTLLHNPGAAFSFLASHPGWQRWLFAAIAVGACVGLSIWLWRLKTDEKRLAVSLALIIGGALGNLFDRLVHGYVVDFLSFHAAGWYYPAFNVADIGITLGAIGMIWESMVGERRRKKASTA
- a CDS encoding prepilin-type N-terminal cleavage/methylation domain-containing protein, which produces MKRQHGFTLIEALVALAILSFGLMGIAAMQLNALNSASRGYQHSVATLAAVDAQERLWEALADANNCTSDELKLAGMQTDWKKHWERDTPSNPLRNATLDITGNSCTYTITVTLDNVENEDGYGAVTYTVRLPENT